The Nitrospira sp. genome includes a region encoding these proteins:
- a CDS encoding phosphate-starvation-inducible PsiE family protein, translating into MATFDTVRLFDSELLRQRLSQLDLEEMWSKGMKGVLSLVILTLLIALTGGALKTLWEIRLLFKHSGEVVMRQVIVNTLMLLALVEVFKTTVTYFREGRVKVTFIVDTILVVMLTEVISQWFKGGDWQPLTALLGSLVVLSVVRVLAVRWSPTLRTGTQDTGLVDL; encoded by the coding sequence ATGGCAACATTCGACACCGTTCGGCTCTTTGACAGTGAACTTCTCCGGCAACGGCTCTCCCAGCTCGATCTCGAGGAGATGTGGAGCAAGGGCATGAAAGGGGTACTTAGTTTGGTGATATTGACACTCCTGATCGCTCTCACCGGCGGCGCGTTGAAAACGTTGTGGGAGATTCGGCTTCTCTTTAAGCACTCAGGCGAAGTTGTCATGCGCCAAGTCATCGTCAACACACTCATGTTACTGGCACTTGTCGAGGTCTTCAAAACCACCGTGACCTACTTCCGAGAGGGACGCGTCAAGGTGACCTTCATCGTCGATACGATCTTGGTCGTCATGCTGACTGAAGTGATCTCGCAATGGTTCAAAGGAGGAGACTGGCAGCCGCTGACGGCCCTCTTGGGAAGTTTGGTGGTCCTCAGCGTCGTTCGCGTCTTGGCTGTCCGCTGGAGTCCAACGCTACGAACCGGGACTCAGGATACTGGGCTGGTTGATCTTTAA
- a CDS encoding SDR family oxidoreductase, whose translation MLRLRDKIAIITGSSSGIGKAIALRFALEGAMVIVAARRTILCQETVQQIRENGGEAIAIQTDVADERQVERLIGESVSRYGRIDILVNNAGIGGGGRIAEMSTKTFDEVMNINLRGTFLCCRAGFRQMKRQGGGVILNMSSVAGLQAWGGTGIYSASKHGIMALTKSLADEGRPYGIKVSAICPGAVADELVDAPHSEIERSEKIDPFDVAEAAVYLSTLGKHTVVHHIVIDRLGADW comes from the coding sequence ATGCTTCGATTAAGAGACAAGATAGCGATTATCACAGGGAGCAGCAGCGGAATCGGCAAGGCCATTGCCCTTCGGTTTGCCTTGGAGGGAGCCATGGTGATTGTTGCAGCAAGGCGAACGATACTCTGTCAGGAGACGGTGCAACAGATACGGGAAAATGGCGGAGAGGCCATAGCCATCCAGACCGACGTGGCTGATGAGCGGCAGGTGGAACGACTGATAGGCGAATCAGTGTCTCGTTATGGCCGGATCGATATTCTCGTCAACAATGCCGGCATCGGCGGCGGTGGACGAATCGCTGAAATGAGCACCAAGACATTTGACGAGGTGATGAACATCAACTTACGCGGCACCTTCTTGTGCTGTCGAGCTGGCTTCCGACAAATGAAGCGGCAGGGCGGCGGGGTGATTCTCAATATGTCGAGTGTGGCTGGGCTGCAAGCCTGGGGAGGCACGGGAATCTATAGCGCGTCGAAGCACGGCATTATGGCTTTGACCAAGTCCCTGGCTGATGAAGGTAGGCCTTACGGTATCAAGGTCAGTGCTATCTGCCCGGGAGCTGTGGCAGACGAATTGGTGGATGCCCCTCACTCGGAAATTGAACGCAGTGAAAAGATCGATCCATTTGATGTCGCTGAGGCCGCTGTGTACCTCTCAACCTTGGGGAAGCACACTGTGGTCCATCATATCGTCATCGATCGGCTTGGCGCGGACTGGTAA
- a CDS encoding cytochrome c, with protein sequence MPNGHWIVSVGVVMLVLCIPPAGLSAEVGASVFGLGNPASEGDMAAWNIDVSPDGQGLPPGQGTVKQGAQLYAMKCAACHGLTGKEGPNEVLVGGQGSLQTTKPLKTIGSYWPYATTLYDYLRRAMPFTAPQSLKPDEIYALVAWLLYQNQILAGDAILDAYSLPKIEMPNRNGFILDPRPDVH encoded by the coding sequence ATGCCTAACGGTCATTGGATTGTTTCTGTCGGCGTGGTGATGCTTGTGTTATGCATTCCACCGGCTGGATTATCTGCAGAAGTGGGTGCTTCAGTCTTTGGATTGGGTAACCCTGCATCGGAGGGCGATATGGCAGCGTGGAACATCGACGTCTCGCCGGATGGACAAGGATTGCCACCAGGGCAGGGCACGGTGAAACAGGGTGCACAGCTCTATGCTATGAAATGTGCTGCCTGCCATGGGCTCACCGGGAAAGAGGGACCGAATGAGGTACTGGTCGGTGGGCAGGGCAGTTTGCAGACGACCAAGCCGCTTAAAACAATCGGGAGCTATTGGCCCTATGCTACGACGTTGTACGACTATCTTCGTCGTGCGATGCCGTTTACCGCACCGCAGTCGCTGAAACCAGACGAAATCTACGCGCTGGTTGCCTGGCTGCTGTACCAAAACCAGATTCTTGCTGGGGATGCCATTCTTGATGCCTATAGTCTCCCCAAAATTGAGATGCCCAATCGGAATGGGTTCATTCTCGATCCACGGCCTGATGTGCACTGA
- the soxC gene encoding sulfite dehydrogenase → MSEATRDDQEYSNRAQGAPSLNRRQFLAGGVSLLAMGASSALFDAQAEEPTDVRDPMRVPGALPRPYGERASFEKQTRLISTTSSTTPLQDLQGIITPSGLHFERHHNGVPAINPTRHRLLIHGLVGHPLFFTIEELMRLPSASRIAFVECSGNSRDGWGEARDATVQGLHGLMSTSEWTGVKLSTLLDAVHAQRGATWMLAEGSDAAALARSVPLTDEVLNEAMVCYGQNGEAIRPEQGYPLRLLLPGFEGNINVKWLRRLKLGSAPFMTRWETAKYTDLLPDGKAYQFSLVMEAKSVITKPSGQQQLRQGFHEIQGLAWSGRGRITTVDVSVDAGRTWQPAQLQEPVLPKCHTRFRFPWKWDGQETIIQSRCLDETGYQQPTRDALIKVRGTHSSYHYNGIQSWKIGRDGLVRNVYA, encoded by the coding sequence ATGAGCGAAGCCACCCGGGATGACCAGGAATATTCAAATCGAGCGCAGGGTGCGCCATCACTCAATCGGCGGCAATTCCTTGCCGGCGGTGTGTCACTGTTGGCGATGGGTGCATCGTCGGCGCTGTTCGACGCGCAAGCCGAAGAACCAACTGACGTACGTGATCCGATGCGCGTACCTGGTGCTCTGCCGCGTCCCTATGGCGAGCGGGCATCGTTTGAAAAACAGACGCGACTGATCTCGACGACCTCTTCCACCACTCCGCTTCAAGATCTCCAGGGGATTATCACCCCTTCAGGGCTCCACTTCGAGCGACACCATAACGGGGTGCCGGCAATCAATCCAACCCGCCATCGCTTGCTCATCCACGGGTTGGTCGGTCATCCCTTGTTCTTCACGATAGAGGAGTTGATGCGGTTGCCGTCGGCATCTCGTATCGCCTTTGTGGAATGTTCCGGGAACAGCCGAGACGGATGGGGCGAGGCACGAGATGCTACAGTGCAGGGTCTTCATGGCCTAATGAGCACAAGTGAGTGGACCGGTGTCAAACTATCTACCTTGCTGGATGCGGTTCATGCACAGCGGGGAGCCACCTGGATGTTGGCGGAAGGAAGCGATGCCGCTGCCTTGGCTCGCAGTGTGCCGCTCACCGATGAGGTACTGAACGAAGCGATGGTGTGCTACGGCCAAAATGGTGAAGCCATTCGGCCTGAACAGGGGTATCCGCTGCGGCTGCTCTTGCCAGGGTTCGAGGGTAACATCAACGTGAAATGGCTGAGACGATTGAAACTGGGATCGGCGCCGTTCATGACCAGGTGGGAGACGGCGAAATATACGGATCTGCTTCCTGACGGGAAAGCCTATCAGTTCAGTCTCGTCATGGAGGCGAAGTCGGTCATCACAAAACCATCTGGGCAACAGCAGCTCCGGCAAGGTTTTCATGAAATTCAAGGGCTGGCGTGGAGCGGGAGGGGGCGAATCACAACCGTGGACGTATCGGTGGATGCTGGCCGGACCTGGCAACCAGCCCAGCTACAAGAACCGGTGTTGCCCAAATGCCATACGCGCTTTCGGTTCCCCTGGAAATGGGATGGCCAGGAGACCATCATCCAGAGTCGCTGTCTCGATGAGACCGGATATCAGCAGCCGACCCGTGATGCCCTCATCAAAGTCCGCGGCACCCACTCAAGCTACCATTACAACGGGATTCAGAGCTGGAAGATCGGGCGAGACGGCCTCGTGAGGAACGTCTATGCCTAA